One window of Kosakonia cowanii JCM 10956 = DSM 18146 genomic DNA carries:
- the clcA gene encoding H(+)/Cl(-) exchange transporter ClcA, translated as MSENTPSFEQQQVERRRRRDILRRMLQRDKTPLAILVVAAVAGTLTGLVGVAFEKAVNAVINLRIGALAQVANSAVVWPLAFIASALLAMIGYFLVRRFAPEAGGSGIPEIEGALEDLRPVRWWRVLPVKFFGGMGTLGAGMVLGREGPTVQIGGNVGRMVCDLFRLRSGEARHTLLATGAAAGLSAAFNAPLAGILFIIEEMRSQFHYNLISIKAVFTGVIMSSIVFRLFNGEAAVIDVGKLSNAPVNTLWLYLLLGMVFGCIGPLFNTLVLRTQDLFQRLHGGKTGKWVLIGGLIGGTCGVLGLMAPALSGGGFALIPIASAGNYGLSALLFIFLIRVAMTLLCFSSGAPGGIFAPMLSLGTVLGMAFGAASMAIFPHYQLDAATFAVAGMGALLAASLRAPLTGIVLVLEMTDNYQLILPMIITCLGATLLAQFLGGKPLYSAILARTLARQEAAADRALPRENT; from the coding sequence ATGTCAGAAAACACTCCCTCATTTGAACAGCAGCAGGTTGAACGACGCCGACGCAGAGATATTCTGCGCCGCATGCTGCAACGTGATAAAACGCCGCTGGCGATCCTCGTGGTGGCGGCCGTGGCGGGAACGCTTACCGGACTGGTGGGCGTCGCCTTTGAAAAAGCGGTTAACGCGGTGATCAACCTGCGCATCGGCGCGCTGGCGCAGGTGGCGAACAGCGCTGTCGTCTGGCCGCTGGCCTTTATTGCCTCGGCGCTGCTGGCGATGATTGGCTACTTTTTGGTGCGCCGCTTCGCGCCGGAAGCGGGCGGCTCCGGTATTCCGGAGATCGAAGGTGCGCTGGAAGATCTGCGCCCGGTGCGCTGGTGGCGCGTGCTGCCGGTGAAGTTTTTCGGCGGCATGGGCACGCTGGGCGCGGGCATGGTGCTCGGGCGCGAAGGGCCAACGGTGCAGATTGGCGGCAACGTCGGGCGGATGGTGTGCGATCTCTTTCGTCTGCGCAGCGGCGAAGCGCGCCACACTCTGCTGGCAACCGGCGCGGCGGCGGGGCTCTCTGCGGCCTTTAACGCGCCGCTGGCGGGCATACTCTTTATCATTGAGGAGATGCGCTCGCAATTTCACTACAACCTTATCTCCATCAAAGCCGTCTTTACCGGCGTGATCATGTCGAGCATCGTCTTTCGCCTGTTCAACGGCGAAGCGGCGGTTATCGATGTCGGTAAGTTGAGCAACGCACCGGTAAACACTTTGTGGCTTTATCTGCTGCTGGGAATGGTGTTTGGCTGTATCGGCCCGCTGTTTAATACGCTGGTGCTGCGTACCCAGGATCTGTTTCAGCGCCTGCACGGCGGGAAGACCGGAAAGTGGGTGCTGATCGGCGGCCTGATTGGCGGAACCTGCGGCGTGCTCGGCCTGATGGCTCCTGCGCTCTCCGGCGGCGGTTTTGCGCTGATCCCTATCGCGTCTGCCGGGAATTATGGCCTCAGCGCGCTGCTGTTTATCTTTCTGATCCGCGTGGCGATGACGCTGCTCTGCTTTAGCTCCGGCGCGCCGGGCGGGATTTTTGCGCCGATGCTGTCGTTAGGCACGGTGCTCGGCATGGCCTTCGGCGCGGCGAGCATGGCGATTTTTCCCCATTATCAGCTTGATGCAGCGACCTTTGCCGTCGCCGGAATGGGGGCGTTACTTGCCGCCTCGCTGCGCGCGCCATTGACCGGAATTGTGCTAGTTTTGGAAATGACTGACAATTATCAGCTTATTTTGCCAATGATCATCACCTGCCTTGGTGCGACACTGTTAGCCCAGTTTTTGGGCGGTAAACCGCTCTATTCCGCCATCCTGGCACGTACGCTTGCCAGGCAGGAGGCCGCCGCTGACCGTGCGCTGCCGCGGGAGAATACTTGA
- the fhuD gene encoding Fe(3+)-hydroxamate ABC transporter substrate-binding protein FhuD: MAAIPEISRRRLLTAMALSPLLWQMRGAKAASVDPQRVVALEWLPVELLLALGVMPYGVADVQNYNTWVNEPSLPASVIDIGLRTEPNLELLTQMKPSLLVWSAGYGPSEAKLATIAPGRGFTFSDGKKPLAMARRSLNEMAQLLNKEAQANQHLAQFDALMSATKPRFARRGDRPLLMITLLDPRHVLVFGANCLFQEVLDDFGIRNAWQGEQTFWGSVAVGIDRLAAYKDADVICFDHNNEQDMQKVMATPLWQAMPFVRQGRFQRVPAVWFYGATLSAMHFTRVLDNALGGRA; this comes from the coding sequence ATGGCCGCTATTCCTGAAATCAGCCGTCGGCGTTTACTGACGGCAATGGCGCTGTCGCCGCTGCTCTGGCAGATGCGCGGTGCGAAGGCCGCAAGCGTCGATCCGCAGCGCGTCGTCGCTCTTGAGTGGCTGCCGGTTGAGCTGCTGCTGGCACTGGGCGTGATGCCCTATGGCGTCGCCGATGTGCAAAATTACAACACCTGGGTCAACGAACCGTCGCTGCCAGCATCGGTTATTGATATTGGCCTGCGTACCGAGCCGAACCTCGAACTGCTGACGCAGATGAAGCCATCGCTGCTGGTCTGGTCGGCGGGCTATGGCCCCTCCGAAGCGAAGCTGGCGACCATTGCGCCGGGGCGCGGGTTTACCTTTAGCGACGGCAAAAAGCCGCTGGCGATGGCCAGACGCTCGCTGAACGAGATGGCGCAGCTGCTCAACAAAGAGGCGCAGGCGAATCAGCATCTCGCGCAGTTCGATGCGCTGATGAGCGCCACAAAGCCGCGCTTTGCCCGGCGCGGCGACCGCCCGCTGCTGATGATTACCCTGCTCGATCCGCGCCATGTACTGGTATTTGGTGCCAACTGCCTGTTCCAGGAAGTGCTCGATGATTTCGGCATTCGTAACGCCTGGCAGGGCGAGCAGACCTTCTGGGGCAGCGTGGCGGTCGGCATCGACCGGCTTGCCGCCTATAAAGATGCGGATGTGATCTGCTTTGATCACAACAATGAACAGGATATGCAAAAAGTGATGGCGACACCGCTCTGGCAGGCGATGCCGTTTGTGCGCCAGGGGCGTTTTCAGCGCGTGCCGGCGGTCTGGTTCTATGGCGCGACGCTCTCCGCCATGCATTTCACCCGCGTGCTGGATAACGCGCTGGGAGGCCGGGCATGA
- the hemL gene encoding glutamate-1-semialdehyde 2,1-aminomutase, whose translation MSKSENLFNTARQLIPGGVNSPVRAFTGVGGTPLFIERADGAYLYDADGKAYIDYVGSWGPMVLGHNHPAIRNAVIEAASRGLSFGAPTEMEVKMAELVTELVPTMDMVRMVNSGTEATMSAIRLARGFTHRDKIIKFEGCYHGHADCLLVKAGSGALTLGQPNSPGVPADFAKHTLTCTYNDLDSVRAAFEQYPQDIACIIVEPVAGNMNCVPPLPEFLPGLRALCDEFGALLIIDEVMTGFRVALAGAQAYYDVVPDLTCLGKIIGGGMPVGAFGGRRDVMEALAPTGPVYQAGTLSGNPIAMAAGFACLNEVAQPGIHSTLTDLTTRLAEGLLNAAQEAGIGLVVNHVGGMFGLFFTDAQSVTSYQDVVKCDVERFKRFFHLMLEEGVYLAPSAFEAGFMSVAHSVEDIDNTIDAAKRAFAKL comes from the coding sequence ATGAGTAAGTCTGAAAACCTCTTTAATACAGCGCGACAGCTTATCCCTGGCGGGGTCAATTCACCGGTACGCGCCTTCACCGGCGTTGGCGGTACGCCGCTGTTTATCGAGCGGGCTGACGGAGCTTATCTGTACGATGCCGACGGCAAAGCCTATATCGACTACGTCGGCTCCTGGGGACCGATGGTGCTGGGCCACAACCACCCGGCGATCCGCAATGCGGTAATCGAAGCGGCCAGCCGCGGGCTGAGCTTCGGCGCGCCGACCGAGATGGAAGTGAAAATGGCGGAGCTGGTGACCGAACTGGTTCCGACCATGGATATGGTGCGTATGGTCAACTCCGGCACCGAAGCGACAATGAGCGCCATCCGCCTCGCGCGCGGTTTTACCCATCGCGACAAAATCATCAAATTTGAGGGCTGCTACCATGGCCACGCCGACTGCCTGCTGGTGAAAGCGGGTTCCGGCGCATTAACCCTCGGTCAGCCGAACTCACCGGGTGTACCGGCAGATTTCGCTAAGCACACCCTCACCTGCACCTATAACGATCTCGACTCGGTGCGCGCAGCGTTCGAGCAGTATCCGCAGGATATCGCCTGTATCATCGTTGAGCCGGTCGCAGGCAATATGAACTGCGTACCGCCGCTGCCGGAATTCCTGCCGGGCCTGCGTGCGCTGTGCGATGAGTTTGGCGCGCTGCTGATTATCGATGAAGTGATGACCGGTTTCCGCGTCGCGCTGGCGGGCGCACAGGCCTACTACGATGTGGTGCCGGATCTGACCTGCCTTGGCAAAATCATCGGCGGCGGGATGCCGGTAGGCGCCTTCGGCGGTCGCCGCGACGTGATGGAAGCGCTGGCACCGACCGGGCCGGTCTACCAGGCGGGCACCCTCTCCGGTAACCCGATTGCGATGGCCGCGGGTTTCGCCTGTCTGAACGAAGTGGCGCAGCCGGGCATTCACTCTACCCTGACCGATCTGACGACTCGCCTGGCGGAAGGTCTGCTGAACGCCGCGCAGGAAGCGGGCATTGGGCTGGTGGTTAACCATGTCGGTGGGATGTTCGGTCTCTTCTTTACCGATGCGCAGAGCGTGACCAGCTATCAGGATGTGGTGAAGTGCGATGTTGAGCGCTTTAAACGCTTCTTCCACCTGATGCTGGAGGAAGGGGTTTACCTGGCACCGTCCGCGTTTGAAGCGGGCTTTATGTCCGTTGCCCACAGCGTTGAGGATATCGATAACACCATCGACGCCGCAAAGCGCGCCTTCGCGAAGCTGTAA
- the fhuC gene encoding Fe3+-hydroxamate ABC transporter ATP-binding protein FhuC codes for MQENKTLPDTTFQLNDVTFRVPGRTLLHPLSLTFPGGKVTGLIGHNGSGKSTLLKMLGRHQAPSEGDILLDGQPLEIWSSKSFARKVAYLPQQLPQAEGMTVRELVAIGRYPWHGALGRFGVADREKVEEAIALVGLKPLAHRLVDSLSGGERQRAWIAMLVAQDSRCLLLDEPTSALDIAHQVDVLALVHRLSQQRGLTVIAVLHDINMAARYCDYLVALRGGEMIAEGAPEALMRAETLEQIYGIPMGILPHPAGAAPVSFVY; via the coding sequence ATGCAGGAAAACAAAACGCTTCCCGATACCACCTTTCAACTGAACGATGTCACCTTTCGCGTGCCGGGACGCACGCTGCTGCATCCGCTGTCGTTGACCTTCCCAGGCGGGAAAGTGACCGGCCTGATTGGTCATAACGGCTCGGGCAAATCGACACTGCTGAAGATGCTTGGCCGCCATCAGGCACCCTCTGAGGGCGATATTCTGCTCGACGGGCAGCCGCTGGAGATCTGGAGCAGCAAATCCTTCGCCCGCAAAGTTGCCTATCTGCCGCAGCAGTTGCCGCAGGCGGAAGGGATGACCGTGCGCGAACTGGTGGCGATTGGGCGGTATCCGTGGCACGGGGCACTGGGGCGTTTTGGCGTGGCTGACCGCGAGAAAGTGGAGGAGGCGATTGCGCTGGTCGGTTTAAAACCGCTGGCGCACCGGCTGGTGGATAGCCTCTCCGGTGGCGAACGCCAGCGTGCGTGGATTGCCATGCTGGTGGCGCAGGATAGCCGCTGCCTGCTGCTTGATGAGCCGACCTCCGCGCTTGATATCGCCCATCAGGTCGATGTGCTGGCGCTGGTGCACCGCTTAAGCCAGCAGCGTGGCTTGACGGTGATTGCCGTGCTGCACGATATCAATATGGCGGCGCGCTACTGTGACTATCTGGTGGCGCTGCGCGGCGGTGAGATGATCGCCGAAGGCGCGCCGGAGGCCTTAATGCGCGCCGAAACACTGGAGCAGATTTACGGGATCCCGATGGGGATCCTGCCGCATCCGGCCGGTGCCGCGCCCGTGAGCTTCGTCTACTGA
- the fhuA gene encoding ferrichrome porin FhuA codes for MARPTTAQPVTFTLRTLAVVVATAVSGMSVYAQAATTSKEETITVTTAAPQENAWGPAATIAAKHTATATKTDMPLEKTPQSISVVTAEEIALHQPKSAKEALSYTPGVSVGTRGASNTYDQLIIRGFAADNQSQNNYLDGLKLQGNFYNDAVIDPYMLERVELLRGPTSVLYGKSSPGGLMNMVSKRPTTMPLHEIQFKAGTNSLFQTGFDFSDALDDDGVYSYRLTGLARSANAQQDGKKEQRYTIAPSFSWRPDDKTNFTFLSYFQNEPDTGYYGWLPKEGTVEPLPNGKRLPTSFNEGAKNNTYSRNQKMVGYSFEHAFDDTFTVRQNLRYAENKTSQNSVYGYGMCSDPLYTADAKKSPCASIAPSQWNHYLTRQYVIDNEKLQNFSVDTQLQSTFATGSVDHTLLTGVDFMRMRNDIDSWFGYAGSVAPSDIYNLDRGDFDFAAHSGPSGAYRILNRQKQTGLYAQDQAQWEKVLITLGGRYDWAKQSAFNRETGITTTRDDNQFSWRGGVNYLFDNGVTPYFSYSESFEPSSTSGANGAIFAPSKGKQYEAGVKYSPSDRPIVLTGALYQLTKSNNLMADPAGSVWSVEGGKVRSRGVELEAKAALSANLNVVGSYTYTQAEYTTDTKLKGNTPPQVPKHMASLWGDYTFYDGALSGLTLGTGARFTGSSFGDPANSFKVGSATVVDALVRYDLARFGMAGSNVALHVNNLFDREYVASCFNSYGCFWGAERQVTATATFRF; via the coding sequence ATGGCGCGTCCAACAACTGCTCAGCCAGTCACTTTTACGCTGCGTACTCTCGCAGTCGTAGTAGCCACAGCGGTTAGCGGCATGTCTGTTTATGCACAGGCTGCCACCACCTCAAAAGAAGAAACCATCACCGTCACCACCGCCGCGCCGCAAGAGAATGCGTGGGGGCCGGCGGCGACCATCGCGGCGAAACATACCGCGACCGCGACAAAAACGGATATGCCGCTGGAAAAAACGCCGCAGTCCATTTCCGTCGTCACCGCCGAAGAGATCGCGCTGCACCAGCCGAAATCGGCAAAAGAGGCCCTGAGCTACACGCCGGGCGTCAGCGTGGGCACGCGTGGGGCTTCCAATACTTACGATCAGCTGATCATCCGCGGTTTTGCCGCTGATAACCAAAGCCAGAATAACTACCTCGACGGCCTGAAGTTGCAGGGCAACTTCTATAACGACGCGGTGATCGATCCCTATATGCTGGAACGCGTAGAGTTGCTGCGCGGGCCAACCTCCGTGCTCTACGGAAAAAGCAGCCCCGGCGGCCTGATGAATATGGTCAGCAAGCGCCCGACCACCATGCCGCTGCACGAAATCCAGTTTAAAGCCGGCACCAATAGCCTGTTTCAGACCGGGTTTGATTTCAGCGACGCGCTGGATGATGACGGTGTTTACTCCTATCGCCTGACCGGCCTGGCCCGCTCTGCTAATGCGCAGCAGGACGGGAAAAAAGAGCAGCGTTATACCATCGCCCCCTCTTTTAGCTGGCGGCCGGATGATAAAACCAACTTCACCTTCCTCTCCTATTTCCAGAATGAGCCTGACACCGGCTACTACGGCTGGTTGCCGAAAGAGGGGACCGTTGAACCGCTGCCGAATGGCAAACGCCTGCCGACCAGCTTCAATGAAGGCGCAAAGAACAACACTTACTCCCGTAACCAGAAGATGGTCGGTTACAGCTTTGAGCATGCCTTCGACGATACCTTTACCGTGCGCCAGAACCTGCGCTACGCCGAGAACAAAACCTCGCAAAACAGCGTCTACGGTTACGGTATGTGCTCTGACCCGCTCTACACCGCCGATGCAAAAAAAAGCCCTTGTGCCAGCATCGCGCCGTCGCAGTGGAACCACTACCTGACGCGCCAGTATGTGATTGATAACGAGAAGTTGCAGAACTTCTCGGTCGATACGCAGTTGCAGAGCACCTTTGCCACTGGTTCTGTCGACCATACGTTGCTGACCGGCGTCGACTTTATGCGTATGCGTAACGACATCGACTCGTGGTTTGGCTATGCGGGATCGGTTGCGCCATCGGATATCTATAACCTCGATCGCGGCGATTTCGATTTCGCTGCCCATTCTGGTCCGTCTGGCGCTTACCGCATCCTTAACCGCCAAAAACAGACCGGCCTCTATGCGCAGGATCAGGCGCAGTGGGAGAAGGTGCTGATTACGCTGGGCGGCCGTTACGACTGGGCGAAGCAGAGCGCGTTTAACCGCGAGACTGGCATCACCACAACCCGTGACGATAACCAGTTCAGCTGGCGCGGCGGCGTTAACTACCTGTTTGATAATGGCGTTACACCATACTTCAGCTACAGCGAATCTTTCGAACCGTCATCCACCTCCGGTGCGAATGGCGCAATCTTCGCTCCGTCGAAAGGCAAGCAGTATGAAGCCGGGGTGAAATACAGCCCGAGCGATCGGCCGATTGTGCTGACCGGCGCGCTCTATCAGCTGACCAAGAGCAACAACCTGATGGCCGACCCTGCGGGATCGGTCTGGTCAGTCGAGGGCGGCAAAGTGCGTTCGCGCGGCGTGGAGCTGGAAGCCAAAGCGGCGCTCTCCGCCAACCTCAACGTGGTCGGCTCCTACACCTATACGCAAGCGGAATACACCACCGATACCAAACTGAAAGGTAATACCCCGCCGCAGGTGCCAAAACATATGGCTTCGCTGTGGGGAGATTACACCTTCTATGATGGCGCGCTTTCCGGCCTGACGCTGGGTACCGGCGCGCGCTTCACCGGCTCAAGCTTCGGCGATCCGGCGAACTCGTTTAAAGTCGGTAGCGCCACCGTCGTTGATGCGCTGGTGCGTTACGATCTGGCGCGCTTCGGTATGGCGGGCTCCAATGTCGCCCTGCACGTCAATAACCTGTTCGACCGTGAGTATGTCGCCAGCTGCTTTAACAGCTACGGCTGCTTCTGGGGCGCTGAACGTCAGGTGACAGCAACCGCAACCTTCCGCTTCTAA
- the fhuB gene encoding Fe(3+)-hydroxamate ABC transporter permease FhuB yields MIRRFSLSSALLLAVLFMLAAGLTWYNLTLALPRAQWGQALFTPNIDRIDQMLFHYSLLPRLAISLLVGAGLGLVGVLFQQVLRNPLAEPTTLGVATGAQLGITITTLWAIPGVMASQFAALLGACAVGALVFGVAWGKRLSPVTLILAGLVVSLYCGAINQLLALFHHDQLQSMFLWSTGTLTQTDWSVVQRLWPQLLGGTVLTLLLLRPLTLMGLDDGVARNLGLALSLARLAALTLAIALSALLVNAVGIIGFIGLFAPLLAKMLGARRLLTRLMLAPLIGALILWLSDQVILWLTRIWMEVSTGSMTALIGAPLLLWLLPRLRSMSAPAMDGGDKVRPERGHVMWFALGGVLLLLLAMWAALSFGRDAHGWQWASGTLLDQLLPWRWPRIIAALTAGMMLAVAGCIIQRLTGNPMASPEVLGISSGAAFGVVLMLFFVPGNAFGWLLPAGSLGAAATLLIIMLAAGRGGFSPHRMLLAGMALSTAFTMLLMMLQASGDPRMATILTWISGSTYNASGELVVRSAVVMVVLLALTPLCRRLLMILPLGGESARSVGMALTSSRVVLLLLAAALTAAATMTIGPLSFVGLMAPHIARMMGFRRTMPHMVISALVGGVLLVFADWCGRMVLFPFQIPAGLLSTFIGAPYFIYLLRKQSR; encoded by the coding sequence ATGATCCGTCGCTTCTCCCTCTCATCGGCGCTGCTGCTGGCGGTGCTGTTTATGCTGGCGGCCGGGCTAACCTGGTACAACTTAACCCTTGCGCTGCCGCGCGCCCAGTGGGGGCAGGCGCTGTTTACGCCAAATATCGATCGTATCGATCAGATGCTGTTTCACTACAGTCTGCTGCCGCGCCTGGCGATCTCGCTGCTGGTCGGCGCCGGGCTTGGGCTGGTGGGCGTGCTGTTCCAGCAGGTGTTGCGTAACCCGCTGGCGGAGCCGACCACTCTTGGCGTGGCGACCGGTGCGCAGCTCGGCATCACTATCACCACGCTGTGGGCGATCCCGGGCGTGATGGCATCGCAGTTTGCGGCGCTGCTCGGTGCCTGCGCCGTCGGCGCGCTGGTGTTTGGCGTAGCGTGGGGAAAACGGCTCTCCCCGGTGACCCTGATTCTTGCGGGCCTGGTGGTGAGCCTCTACTGCGGGGCGATCAACCAGCTTTTGGCGCTGTTTCACCACGATCAGCTGCAAAGCATGTTTTTGTGGAGCACCGGTACGCTGACGCAGACTGACTGGAGCGTGGTGCAGCGTCTCTGGCCGCAGCTGCTTGGCGGCACGGTGTTAACGCTGCTGCTGCTGCGTCCGCTGACCTTAATGGGGCTGGATGATGGCGTGGCGCGTAACCTCGGGCTGGCGCTGTCGCTGGCGCGGTTGGCGGCGTTAACGCTGGCAATTGCCCTCAGTGCGCTGCTGGTTAACGCCGTCGGCATTATCGGGTTTATCGGCCTTTTTGCGCCGCTGCTGGCGAAGATGCTCGGCGCGCGGCGTCTGCTGACGCGCCTGATGCTGGCTCCGCTGATTGGCGCGCTGATCCTCTGGCTCTCCGATCAGGTGATCCTCTGGCTGACGCGTATCTGGATGGAGGTCTCCACCGGGTCGATGACGGCGCTGATTGGCGCACCGCTGCTGCTGTGGCTGCTGCCGCGCCTGCGGAGTATGAGCGCCCCGGCAATGGATGGTGGCGATAAGGTCCGCCCCGAGCGCGGGCATGTGATGTGGTTTGCGCTGGGCGGCGTGCTGTTACTGCTGCTGGCGATGTGGGCGGCGCTCAGTTTTGGCCGCGACGCGCACGGCTGGCAGTGGGCCAGCGGTACGCTGCTGGATCAACTGCTGCCCTGGCGCTGGCCGCGCATTATTGCCGCGCTGACCGCCGGGATGATGCTGGCGGTCGCCGGGTGCATTATCCAGCGCCTGACCGGTAATCCGATGGCCAGCCCGGAAGTGCTGGGCATCAGCTCCGGCGCGGCGTTTGGCGTGGTGTTGATGCTCTTTTTTGTGCCGGGCAACGCTTTTGGCTGGCTGCTGCCCGCCGGGAGCCTTGGCGCGGCGGCAACGCTATTGATCATTATGCTCGCCGCCGGGCGCGGCGGCTTTTCGCCGCACCGCATGCTGCTGGCGGGGATGGCGCTCAGTACCGCCTTTACCATGCTGTTGATGATGTTGCAGGCGAGCGGCGATCCGCGCATGGCGACGATCCTGACCTGGATCTCCGGCAGTACCTATAACGCTTCTGGTGAGCTGGTGGTGCGCAGCGCGGTGGTGATGGTGGTGCTGCTGGCGTTAACCCCGCTGTGTCGCCGCTTGCTGATGATCCTGCCGCTCGGCGGGGAGAGTGCGCGCTCGGTAGGCATGGCGCTGACCTCGTCGCGTGTCGTGTTGCTGCTGTTGGCGGCAGCACTGACGGCAGCGGCGACGATGACTATCGGGCCGCTCAGCTTTGTCGGGCTGATGGCACCGCATATCGCGCGCATGATGGGCTTTCGCCGCACGATGCCGCATATGGTCATCTCCGCACTGGTGGGGGGCGTGTTGCTGGTGTTTGCCGACTGGTGCGGGCGGATGGTGCTGTTTCCGTTCCAGATCCCGGCGGGGCTGCTCTCGACCTTTATCGGCGCGCCGTACTTTATCTATCTGCTGAGAAAGCAGAGCCGCTAA
- the erpA gene encoding iron-sulfur cluster insertion protein ErpA, translating to MSDDVALPLQFTDAAANKVKSLIADEENPNLKLRVYITGGGCSGFQYGFTFDDQINDGDMTIEKQGVGLVVDPMSLQYLVGGSVDYTEGLEGSRFVVTNPNATSTCGCGSSFSI from the coding sequence ATGAGTGATGACGTAGCGCTGCCGCTGCAGTTTACCGACGCAGCAGCCAATAAAGTAAAAAGCCTGATCGCGGACGAAGAGAACCCTAATCTGAAACTGCGTGTCTACATCACCGGTGGTGGTTGCAGCGGCTTCCAGTACGGTTTTACCTTTGACGATCAGATTAACGACGGCGATATGACCATTGAGAAGCAGGGCGTTGGCCTGGTGGTTGACCCGATGAGCCTGCAATACCTGGTGGGCGGTTCGGTGGATTACACCGAAGGTCTGGAAGGTTCCCGCTTCGTAGTGACTAACCCGAACGCGACCAGCACCTGCGGCTGCGGTTCGTCGTTCAGCATCTGA